The Candidatus Parvarchaeota archaeon sequence AGGGCCAGCGGAGTGTTTGACCCCAACGGAAAGTACGGGCCAGCCCTTGCGGTCTTTGGAAACGGGCATCTGATGGCTGGAGTGGAAAGGCAGCTTGCCACAATGAAGGAGGGGGAAATGAGGGAATTTGAGCTTGAGCCCACAGATGCCTTTGGCGTCAAGTCGCAGCAGCTAGTCAGGATTGTCCCGCTTTCCACGTTCAAAAAAAACAACGTGATGCCGCAGCCAGGGCAGACACTTGAGATTGATGGGAGGCTTGCACTTGTCAAAAGCGTTACTTCCGGAAGAGTGCTTGTTGATTTCAACCACCCGCTTGCAGGAGAGAGGATAAGATACAAGCTTCGGCTTGACAAGGTTTTGTCAGCCCCGATTGAGAAGATTGCAGCACTCATGGAACTAAACAACATCAGATGCGAGGCGGCTGTTGATGAAAAGAACGAAAAGAAGCTCACACTTGAGTTTTCCCAGCCTGAAAACATGCAGGAGTATGAGATGAAAAAGAGGCTTTTAATTGACGGGATAAAAAAATTCGTGCCCGAAATCGAGGAGATTGGCGTCAAGGAAAGTTTTAGCACAAAAAGTGCGGATTCCAAGCAGGCAGAGACAGAAAAGAAAAATTAATCAAATTATCAATAGCCCCAGCCAATCCTGATATTCGCCATGAGAGCCGACAAATGAGAAGTGCCTTCATCTTGAGTCCTCAAATGGCTTGCATGCAATCCCGCTCCCACTACATTCTCAATTTAGAAACTGATGCGCTCGACAGAAAGCAGGCTTGCCTGCGGAGCCAGGTTGCAAACCGACTCCTGGAAAGCCGACGTCTGGCCTTGCATGTATCCTGCTTTCTCGAATTCTAGGTATGTGGAGTCAGCTATCTTGGTTATCCTTGTTTTGTAGGAAGAAAGAAGTTTTGCAACCCTTCCAAGCTCCAAAAATGTCATCTTGTCAACCTGTATTTTCATTGCCATTCCAATCACCAGAAAAACTGGCAATTTTTAGGCTTTATAAAGGATGCAGGGAGTAGATTTCCAGTGAAGAGTGGCTGCTGCCAGAAAAATGTTCTTAATTCAGTTCTGATTTCAGAGAGCCGTTCCAATCATTGAATGGAACCGTGTTTTGTCCATAAAGAGAGATATTTGCGCACTAGGATTAATTAATAAGGCCAACCAGATAAGTTAGGTGATTGCAATTAGTGGAGATGGCGTTCTGGTGATGCTTTGCTTTGAGCCAAATCAGAAAGAAACGTCTTTTGTAGCAAATGCAATAAAAAGCCTAGAAGACAAAGGGCATAAATTCAATGGCCGGTTGATGTCATACAAATCTGGGCAGTTGGAGGAGAAATGCTCAGTAGAACAGGCGATAGAGGTTATATCAAGTGAAGGTGGCATTGCTGAGTTTGATAGCAAAGGAATGTGGTTTGAACTCCAGATAATGCCTAAAACTTTTGAAAAAAAGATTTGGGAAATACGACTTGTAGCTCTAAACAGTTTTTTTGATCCAAACCGCTCGCAAGGGCTGAATAAGAATGATCCAAAGGAAAAATGCATTGAGCGAAGCAATAATTTCATAGATATCGCAAAGACGGTTTGGAATGCACCTGGCATGATTCCTAATTATGGCATAGGCTGGCACTGGTATTCACGTTCAGAGGTTGTGCCTGATGATAAGATAATTGAGAGCATGGAGTATCCGAACAGCTGGTGGATAAATTTTTATGGTGAAAAGCTTGTGGATAAATTTGGTGCAGAAAGGCTCAAAATCTATGAAACCTCTAAAGGAAAGTGGCCGATGTATAGAGTAGAAAAACTCAGAAATGGCGTCCTGACTTTAAATGGACCTACTCCATTTGTGCCACTTTACC is a genomic window containing:
- a CDS encoding peptidylprolyl isomerase, with the translated sequence MVIAQERNGSGKNPSKGSFVRISYSGYAASSNAIFDTTFEEDARASGVFDPNGKYGPALAVFGNGHLMAGVERQLATMKEGEMREFELEPTDAFGVKSQQLVRIVPLSTFKKNNVMPQPGQTLEIDGRLALVKSVTSGRVLVDFNHPLAGERIRYKLRLDKVLSAPIEKIAALMELNNIRCEAAVDEKNEKKLTLEFSQPENMQEYEMKKRLLIDGIKKFVPEIEEIGVKESFSTKSADSKQAETEKKN